A region from the Salidesulfovibrio onnuriiensis genome encodes:
- a CDS encoding acyl-[acyl-carrier-protein] thioesterase, with the protein MNDLTLTRNYDIRSYETDEHWRATLPALCNHLQDIATRHAADLGFGYEDLIRTRRIWVLSRAYLHMDAMPGFGESVAVQTWPSGTLKTVATRDFVVRQNEHVIGRGVSAWAVIDLDTRKATSVDDLLEQRVIPDLPPALEFEGRAVKRIKEGEREVRIIARKGDHDVNGHVNSIRQVEFLLESAPEQWQRERRCVGGDVQYRAECHAGDELRCLCMPQDDDTALHILMRTSDDREVARMKTWWK; encoded by the coding sequence ATGAACGACCTCACCCTGACCCGAAACTACGACATCCGCTCCTACGAAACCGACGAGCACTGGCGGGCCACCCTGCCGGCCCTGTGCAACCACCTTCAGGACATCGCCACCCGTCACGCCGCCGACCTGGGCTTCGGGTACGAGGACCTGATCCGGACCCGCCGCATCTGGGTGCTTTCGCGCGCCTACCTGCACATGGACGCCATGCCCGGCTTCGGGGAATCCGTCGCCGTGCAGACCTGGCCCTCCGGCACGCTCAAGACCGTGGCCACCCGCGATTTCGTGGTGCGCCAGAACGAGCACGTCATCGGCCGGGGCGTGAGCGCCTGGGCGGTCATCGACCTGGATACGCGCAAGGCCACCTCGGTGGACGACCTGCTGGAACAGCGGGTCATCCCGGACCTGCCGCCCGCCCTGGAATTCGAAGGCCGGGCCGTGAAGCGCATCAAGGAAGGAGAGCGCGAGGTCAGGATCATCGCCCGCAAGGGCGACCACGACGTGAACGGACACGTAAACAGCATCCGCCAGGTGGAGTTCCTGCTGGAATCCGCGCCCGAGCAATGGCAGCGCGAACGCCGGTGCGTGGGCGGCGACGTGCAGTACCGGGCCGAGTGCCATGCCGGGGACGAACTGCGCTGCCTGTGCATGCCCCAGGACGACGACACGGCCCTTCACATCCTGATGCGCACCTCGGACGACCGCGAGGTGGCGCGCATGAAGACATGGTGGAAATAA
- a CDS encoding substrate-binding periplasmic protein, producing the protein MNRRDFIKSMAATGAAGLLAPLRAIAGPLLSVNYAEGAPPYSYAVDGTVHGLLPDSLDFLLGEKMGFGLRHRTFPWKRSQLLVRQDDGDALCTTPTPERRLYLDFSAEPVVRTKTYLFYSATNPRAEAIQGIRTLEDLGGFQVVNYLGDAWMYSILPAGLWVYRAKTVQEAFHLVGKNRQDVFIGSLPDVKGTLSRLRLAPPVTCHEIENPRTASFHLGIRKQYPEVRDILARFDALVRRERKSGALDAVIAGRPKDA; encoded by the coding sequence ATGAACCGCAGGGATTTCATCAAAAGCATGGCCGCGACGGGCGCGGCGGGGCTCCTCGCTCCCCTGCGGGCAATCGCCGGGCCGCTCCTGTCCGTCAACTATGCCGAAGGCGCTCCACCGTACAGCTATGCCGTGGACGGGACCGTGCACGGCCTGCTGCCGGACTCCCTGGACTTCCTGCTTGGCGAGAAAATGGGCTTCGGGCTCCGGCACAGGACCTTCCCCTGGAAGCGTTCACAGCTCCTGGTGCGCCAGGACGACGGCGACGCCCTGTGCACCACCCCCACGCCGGAACGCCGCCTGTACCTGGACTTTTCCGCCGAACCGGTGGTCAGGACCAAAACCTACCTCTTTTACAGCGCCACCAATCCCCGGGCCGAGGCCATACAGGGCATCCGCACCCTGGAGGATCTCGGCGGGTTCCAGGTGGTGAACTACCTCGGGGACGCCTGGATGTACTCCATCCTGCCCGCCGGGCTCTGGGTCTACCGGGCCAAGACCGTGCAGGAGGCCTTCCACCTGGTGGGAAAAAACCGCCAGGACGTGTTCATCGGCTCCCTGCCCGACGTGAAGGGCACGCTCTCCCGGCTACGACTGGCCCCGCCCGTCACCTGCCACGAAATCGAAAACCCCAGAACCGCCTCTTTCCACCTGGGCATCCGCAAGCAATATCCCGAAGTGCGGGACATCCTCGCCCGTTTCGACGCCCTGGTCCGCCGGGAGCGGAAAAGCGGCGCCCTGGACGCAGTCATCGCAGGGCGGCCCAAAGACGCATAA
- a CDS encoding MarC family protein, whose translation MTSLFFSLYIKLFFLLTPFFVLTVFLSMTKGMELKQQRSIAVRVACAAIVIGLVLYSVGNEIFATLDITLDAFRIGAGSLLFLSAVKLVGGRSGPEAPEEEGDISVVPLAIPVTIGPATIGTLLILGAELGDTTQKLLGAAALVAAGMSIGVLLLLGPAIRRLVGKMGLSMLQKITGLVLSALAAQIVFTGIRNFLG comes from the coding sequence ATGACATCACTGTTTTTCAGCCTCTATATAAAGCTGTTCTTCCTGCTGACGCCGTTCTTCGTGCTCACGGTGTTCCTGTCCATGACCAAGGGCATGGAACTCAAGCAACAGCGCAGCATCGCCGTGCGCGTGGCCTGTGCGGCCATCGTCATCGGCCTTGTCCTCTATTCCGTGGGTAACGAGATCTTCGCCACCCTGGACATCACCCTGGACGCCTTCCGCATCGGCGCGGGCAGCCTGCTCTTTCTCTCGGCGGTCAAGCTGGTGGGCGGACGCAGCGGACCGGAAGCGCCCGAGGAGGAAGGCGACATCTCGGTGGTGCCCCTGGCCATACCCGTGACCATCGGACCGGCCACCATCGGCACCCTGCTCATCCTGGGTGCGGAGCTGGGCGACACCACCCAGAAGCTGCTGGGAGCAGCCGCCCTGGTTGCCGCGGGAATGTCCATCGGCGTCCTGTTGCTGCTGGGCCCGGCCATCCGCCGCCTGGTGGGCAAGATGGGCCTGTCCATGCTCCAGAAGATCACCGGACTGGTGCTTTCGGCACTGGCCGCCCAGATCGTGTTCACGGGCATCAGGAACTTCCTGGGCTAA
- a CDS encoding ABC transporter ATP-binding protein → MIEATLRKKLEAYSLTMDLTCDPGEILCIVGPSGAGKTTLIRMLAGLERPDSGSVRCNGELWNDTDTNTFVPPQQRHIGFVFQDYTLFPHLTLEKNVLFAASDENRARELMKRMGIWELRHRKPSAISGGERQRGALAQAFARSPRALFLDEPFSSLDSRTRQELHALLREIVHENAVPTVMITHNLHEAYALGDRVVAMQDGRRDDNWLLPFAAEQSM, encoded by the coding sequence ATGATCGAAGCGACCCTGCGCAAAAAGCTGGAAGCCTATTCCCTGACCATGGACCTGACCTGCGATCCAGGCGAGATCCTGTGCATCGTGGGACCTTCCGGCGCGGGCAAGACCACCCTCATACGCATGCTGGCCGGGCTGGAGCGTCCTGATTCCGGTTCGGTGCGCTGCAACGGAGAGCTCTGGAACGACACGGACACCAACACCTTTGTACCGCCCCAGCAGCGCCACATCGGCTTCGTGTTCCAGGACTACACCCTGTTTCCGCACCTGACCCTGGAAAAGAACGTCCTCTTTGCCGCATCCGATGAAAACCGGGCCCGGGAACTCATGAAACGCATGGGCATCTGGGAGCTGCGCCACCGCAAGCCCTCGGCCATATCCGGCGGGGAGCGCCAGCGCGGGGCCCTGGCCCAGGCCTTTGCCCGCTCGCCGCGCGCCCTGTTCCTGGACGAACCCTTTTCCTCCCTGGATTCGCGCACCCGGCAGGAACTGCACGCGCTGCTCAGGGAAATCGTGCACGAAAATGCGGTCCCCACGGTCATGATCACCCACAACCTCCACGAGGCCTATGCCCTGGGCGACAGGGTGGTGGCCATGCAGGACGGCAGGAGGGACGACAATTGGCTCTTGCCATTTGCCGCCGAACAGAGCATGTAG
- the modB gene encoding molybdate ABC transporter permease subunit, whose translation MDITSLFITGKLALVVTPLLLAASLPVAWLLAFSRIPGKGFVEATCCLPLVLPPTVLGFYLLVFLGPHGALGAAWESLFGGRLVFTFSGLVLASMVYSLPFAILPLKAAFQKLDPRLMEAAAVLGLSSRQAFFRVVLPNSLGGLATAAVLVFAHTMGEFGVALMIGGSIPGQTKVASISIYESVESLEYADAWALSAVLLGLSYVVLFLISRLDRNGQYGGGRR comes from the coding sequence ATGGACATCACTTCACTCTTCATAACCGGCAAACTGGCCCTGGTGGTGACGCCGCTGCTTCTGGCGGCGTCCCTGCCAGTGGCCTGGCTGCTGGCCTTTTCCAGGATCCCGGGCAAGGGATTCGTCGAGGCCACCTGCTGCCTGCCCCTGGTGCTTCCCCCCACGGTCCTCGGCTTTTACCTGCTGGTCTTCCTGGGGCCCCACGGCGCGCTGGGCGCGGCCTGGGAATCCCTGTTCGGCGGGCGGCTGGTGTTCACCTTTTCCGGGCTGGTGCTGGCCTCCATGGTCTACAGCCTGCCCTTCGCAATCCTGCCGCTCAAGGCCGCCTTCCAGAAGCTGGACCCGCGCCTGATGGAGGCCGCGGCAGTGCTCGGCCTTTCCAGCCGCCAGGCCTTTTTCCGCGTGGTGCTGCCCAACTCCCTGGGTGGGCTGGCCACAGCGGCAGTGCTCGTCTTTGCCCATACCATGGGCGAATTCGGCGTTGCCCTCATGATCGGGGGCAGCATCCCCGGCCAGACCAAGGTGGCGTCCATATCCATATACGAGAGCGTGGAAAGCCTGGAATATGCGGACGCATGGGCCCTGTCCGCCGTGCTTCTGGGCCTGAGCTACGTGGTGCTCTTTCTCATCAGCCGCCTGGACCGCAACGGCCAATACGGAGGTGGACGCCGATGA
- the modA gene encoding molybdate ABC transporter substrate-binding protein encodes MKTSHPITAKASDRIKMITLCKHFFAAAILTVCLASPALAETITVACAANFTAPMKQLAALYSEKTGVEVQCTFGSTGMLYGQIKNGAPIDLFFAADEKRPAMLQEAGMAGEPKVYAKGKSVLWSKLDALKNLKDWKDVLKNGQVKSIAIATPKTAPYGAAAEKAMQDVGAYKNVADKLVFAKNVGQSFQFAFSGSADAAFVALSQGLSENGAMGTTWPMPEAGLISQAVCPLKDHAAEADKFLTFVLQAPEARDIVKKFGYE; translated from the coding sequence ATGAAAACTTCCCATCCCATCACGGCAAAGGCATCTGATCGTATCAAAATGATAACGCTCTGCAAACATTTCTTTGCGGCGGCAATCCTGACGGTCTGCCTGGCCTCCCCGGCCCTGGCCGAAACCATCACCGTGGCCTGCGCCGCCAACTTCACGGCCCCCATGAAGCAACTGGCCGCCCTGTACTCGGAAAAGACGGGCGTGGAGGTGCAGTGCACCTTCGGCTCCACGGGCATGCTCTACGGCCAGATCAAGAACGGCGCGCCCATCGACCTCTTTTTCGCGGCCGACGAAAAGCGCCCCGCAATGCTCCAGGAAGCGGGCATGGCGGGAGAACCCAAGGTCTACGCCAAGGGCAAGTCCGTGCTCTGGTCCAAGCTGGATGCGCTCAAGAACCTGAAGGACTGGAAGGACGTCCTGAAAAACGGCCAGGTCAAGTCCATTGCCATCGCCACCCCCAAGACCGCCCCGTACGGCGCGGCAGCGGAAAAGGCCATGCAGGATGTCGGAGCCTACAAAAATGTCGCCGACAAATTGGTATTCGCAAAGAACGTTGGCCAGTCCTTCCAGTTCGCATTCTCCGGTTCGGCTGACGCGGCCTTTGTGGCGCTTTCCCAGGGTCTTTCCGAAAACGGCGCAATGGGAACCACCTGGCCCATGCCCGAGGCCGGACTCATCAGCCAGGCCGTCTGCCCGCTCAAGGACCACGCCGCCGAGGCCGACAAGTTCCTGACCTTCGTGCTCCAGGCCCCCGAGGCAAGGGACATCGTCAAGAAATTCGGCTACGAGTAG
- a CDS encoding sigma-54 interaction domain-containing protein, with protein MLKSIQPYVKRYARVIAKVVGIDVEVVDADMIRIAGTGIYEQGVGESIDQEGEVYRHVMKSRDPFIMENPREHGLCGSCQRKDQCRETMSVCTPIVDGADVVGVIGLVCFSDDERKTILQNRETYVDFLVQIAALIAHKLRDQRQVAEAQDFLDLMMQVMDVYNRGVVVFNAGGCISYINRLARLELGLEPDEEPGCIRVERTGDFFSDLEEFTVNVHGSRRSLVGRLEELPSANQNFASVLVFDSLPRMTQRMSQFSAGEHSGLNAILGKSRSLIRLKEQIRRVAASTSTVLITGESGTGKELVARAIHATSDRADKPFIAINCGALPDNLLESELFGYTKGAFTGANPKGKIGKFELADGGVIFLDEIGTLPLYLQVKLLRVLQERQFCRLGSNRLIHVDIRVIAATNDNLSDLIDQGHFREDLFYRLNVIPLETPPLRNRPEDMEVLGDYFLHKYCERFGKRPAPMDDAVLDAFKVYNWPGNVREFENAIEYMVNMMPDGGPLHPGLLPRKLLGSLGHGAPASAPVAANGEESLPLLPLKVLERRAIVAALQHFGSDTKGKKLAAESLQIGIATLYRKIKEYDIAGA; from the coding sequence ATGCTCAAAAGTATACAACCTTATGTGAAACGATATGCCCGGGTCATCGCCAAGGTCGTCGGCATCGACGTGGAGGTGGTGGATGCGGACATGATCCGCATTGCCGGGACCGGCATCTACGAGCAGGGGGTCGGCGAAAGCATCGACCAGGAAGGCGAGGTCTACCGCCATGTGATGAAGAGCCGGGATCCCTTTATCATGGAAAATCCGCGCGAGCACGGCCTGTGCGGGAGCTGTCAGCGCAAGGACCAGTGTCGCGAGACCATGTCCGTGTGCACGCCCATCGTGGACGGCGCGGACGTGGTCGGGGTCATCGGCCTGGTCTGCTTCAGCGACGACGAGCGCAAGACCATCCTGCAGAACCGCGAAACCTACGTGGACTTCCTGGTGCAGATCGCGGCCCTCATCGCCCACAAGCTCCGGGACCAGCGCCAGGTGGCCGAGGCCCAGGATTTCCTCGACCTCATGATGCAGGTCATGGATGTCTATAACCGGGGCGTGGTGGTCTTCAATGCGGGCGGCTGCATTTCCTACATCAACCGTTTGGCCCGCCTGGAACTGGGTCTGGAACCGGACGAGGAACCCGGCTGCATCCGGGTGGAGCGCACCGGCGATTTCTTTTCCGACCTGGAGGAGTTCACGGTCAACGTGCACGGAAGCCGGCGTTCCCTGGTGGGCCGCCTGGAGGAACTGCCCTCGGCCAACCAGAATTTCGCCAGCGTGCTGGTGTTCGATTCCCTGCCGCGCATGACCCAGCGCATGTCCCAGTTCTCCGCCGGGGAACATTCCGGACTCAACGCCATCCTGGGCAAGTCCCGCAGCCTGATCCGGCTCAAGGAACAGATTCGCCGGGTGGCCGCCTCCACCTCGACGGTGCTCATCACCGGGGAATCCGGCACGGGCAAGGAGCTGGTGGCCCGCGCCATCCACGCCACCAGCGACCGGGCCGACAAGCCGTTCATCGCCATCAACTGCGGCGCGCTGCCCGACAACCTCCTGGAGTCCGAACTTTTCGGGTACACCAAGGGGGCCTTTACCGGGGCCAACCCCAAGGGCAAGATCGGCAAGTTCGAGCTGGCCGACGGCGGGGTCATCTTTCTGGACGAGATCGGTACCCTGCCGCTCTATCTCCAGGTCAAGCTGCTGCGCGTGCTCCAGGAACGACAGTTCTGCCGTCTGGGCTCCAACCGGCTCATCCATGTGGATATCCGGGTCATCGCGGCCACCAACGACAACCTTTCCGACCTCATCGACCAGGGCCATTTCCGCGAGGACCTTTTCTACCGGCTCAATGTCATTCCCCTGGAAACGCCGCCCCTGCGCAACCGTCCCGAGGACATGGAAGTGCTGGGTGACTATTTTCTGCACAAGTACTGCGAGCGGTTCGGCAAGCGTCCCGCCCCCATGGACGATGCGGTCCTGGACGCCTTCAAGGTCTACAACTGGCCGGGCAACGTGCGCGAGTTCGAGAACGCCATCGAGTACATGGTCAACATGATGCCCGACGGCGGGCCGCTGCATCCGGGCCTGCTTCCCCGCAAGCTGCTGGGCAGCCTGGGTCACGGTGCGCCCGCCTCTGCGCCGGTTGCGGCGAACGGGGAAGAATCCCTGCCCCTGCTGCCCCTCAAGGTGCTGGAGCGCCGGGCCATTGTCGCAGCGCTGCAGCATTTCGGCTCGGACACCAAGGGCAAGAAGCTGGCGGCCGAGTCGCTGCAGATCGGCATCGCCACCCTGTACCGCAAGATCAAGGAATATGACATTGCGGGAGCATAG
- a CDS encoding RidA family protein yields the protein MSKTIIKTENAPAAVGPYSQAVRHGSMIFVSGQLPIDPATGKMPEAAADQARQSLTNLKHILEEAGSSMANIIRCGVFLTNLGDFAAVNEVYATFFEGDFPARACVEVSKLPLGANVEIECVAFV from the coding sequence ATGTCCAAAACCATCATCAAGACCGAAAATGCACCGGCCGCTGTCGGACCTTACTCCCAGGCCGTCCGGCACGGCAGCATGATTTTCGTTTCCGGCCAGCTTCCCATTGACCCGGCCACCGGCAAGATGCCCGAGGCGGCTGCGGACCAGGCCAGGCAGAGCCTGACCAACCTGAAGCACATCCTTGAAGAGGCCGGTTCCTCCATGGCCAATATCATCCGCTGCGGCGTGTTCCTGACCAACCTGGGCGATTTCGCCGCAGTCAACGAAGTCTACGCCACCTTCTTCGAGGGCGATTTCCCGGCACGCGCCTGCGTGGAAGTTTCCAAGCTGCCCCTGGGCGCCAATGTCGAAATCGAATGCGTGGCATTCGTCTAG
- the dpaL gene encoding diaminopropionate ammonia-lyase: MSNVEFIVNKGTKKPGEGASLDILSQEEAEKARAYHKSFPQYEPTPLVDLPHLAQYMGLGKVFVKDESHRFGLNAFKVLGASYAIGRYIAERLGMDASEATCEKICSDEAREKLGEVTFTTATDGNHGRAVAWAAQQLKQKSVVYMPKGSDPIRLENIRSHGAEASITDLNYDDAVRLSDKMAKEHGWVIVQDTAWEGYEDIPTWIMQGYATLALEALEQMRAMGTDAPTHVFLQAGVGSFAGGVLGYLASALGDKMPKFVIVEPEKANCIFKSAEAGDGKPHNVTGDLNTLMAGLACGEPNTISWELLRDYAAAYISCPDYLAATGMRVLATPLKGDQVVISGESGAVTTGILHYIMETEEGQAIRDALELNEDSKVLLVSTEGNTSPRAFRDVVWYGEHKDEEQHRNKK; encoded by the coding sequence ATGAGCAACGTTGAATTCATCGTCAACAAGGGAACCAAGAAGCCGGGCGAGGGCGCTTCCCTGGACATCCTGAGCCAGGAAGAGGCCGAAAAGGCCCGCGCCTATCACAAGAGTTTCCCCCAGTACGAGCCGACCCCGCTGGTGGATCTGCCGCATCTGGCCCAGTACATGGGCCTGGGCAAGGTCTTCGTCAAGGACGAGTCCCACCGTTTCGGCCTGAACGCCTTCAAGGTGCTGGGCGCTTCCTACGCCATCGGCCGCTATATTGCGGAGAGGCTGGGCATGGACGCCTCCGAGGCCACCTGCGAAAAGATCTGCTCGGACGAAGCCCGCGAAAAGCTCGGTGAAGTGACCTTCACCACCGCCACGGACGGCAACCACGGCCGCGCCGTTGCCTGGGCCGCCCAGCAGCTCAAGCAGAAGTCCGTGGTCTACATGCCCAAGGGCTCCGACCCCATCCGCCTGGAGAACATCCGTTCCCACGGCGCAGAGGCGTCCATCACCGACCTGAACTACGACGATGCCGTGCGCCTGTCCGACAAGATGGCCAAGGAACATGGCTGGGTCATCGTCCAGGACACCGCCTGGGAAGGCTACGAGGATATTCCGACCTGGATCATGCAGGGCTATGCGACCCTGGCGCTGGAAGCCCTGGAGCAGATGCGCGCCATGGGCACCGACGCCCCGACCCACGTGTTCCTGCAGGCCGGCGTGGGCTCCTTTGCAGGCGGCGTGCTCGGCTACCTGGCCTCCGCCCTGGGCGACAAGATGCCCAAGTTCGTCATTGTCGAGCCGGAAAAGGCCAACTGCATCTTCAAGTCCGCCGAGGCGGGCGACGGCAAGCCGCACAACGTCACCGGCGACCTGAACACCCTCATGGCCGGTCTTGCCTGCGGCGAGCCCAACACCATCAGTTGGGAACTGCTGCGCGACTACGCCGCGGCCTACATCTCCTGTCCGGACTACCTCGCCGCAACGGGCATGCGCGTGCTGGCCACCCCGCTCAAGGGCGACCAGGTCGTCATTTCCGGCGAGTCCGGAGCCGTAACCACCGGCATCCTGCACTACATCATGGAAACCGAGGAGGGCCAGGCCATTCGCGATGCGCTGGAGCTCAACGAGGATTCCAAGGTGCTGCTGGTCAGCACCGAGGGCAATACCTCCCCGCGCGCCTTCCGCGACGTGGTCTGGTACGGCGAACACAAGGACGAGGAACAGCATCGCAACAAGAAATAG
- the ade gene encoding adenine deaminase: MIDRDTQKRIVDMAAGREPADLLITNAKILDVFSHEIVESSLAVGAGRIVGMGDYEARETLDAKGAYIVPGLIDSHVHIESSLVSPKEFARAVVPHGVTTIIADPHEIANVRGLDGIRYMLDATRDLPMSVYIQLPSCVPATGFENSGAVLRAEDLAQLIDEEYVGGIGEMMNYPGVVAADKDVLDKVYLGISRGKVVDGHSPAISGRELNAYAASGIKTDHECSTVEEMHERLRQGMYVLIREGSAAQDLEALVKGVTDRNFRRCIFCTDDRQPEDLLTKGSIDNNIRKAVRLGLDPVLAVVMASLNAANCYGLKGKGAIAPGWVADFLLVDDLADFNVRQVYVDGVKVAENGVTSIKLADADDSTVTDTVHIQPVTAKDLEIKLPCPRANVISMLPHSLVTKAEVRDVRPDDMGLFQSRNNPGLLKLAVVERHHAIGNVGVGLIENYGLENGAVATTVAHDSHNIVVCGDNDADMLAAIKDIEAMGGGITLVREGKVVCHLPLPIGGLMSDRSAEEVAAQLKSMVEIAYRDFAVNPENEAFMALSFMTLPVIPEIKLTDQGLFDVRKFDYISVCAE; this comes from the coding sequence ATGATCGATCGTGATACCCAGAAACGCATTGTGGACATGGCAGCGGGCAGGGAGCCCGCCGACCTGCTCATCACCAACGCGAAAATTCTCGACGTCTTCAGCCACGAGATCGTGGAGTCCTCCCTGGCCGTGGGCGCGGGCCGCATTGTCGGCATGGGTGACTACGAGGCGCGCGAGACCCTGGACGCCAAGGGCGCGTATATCGTGCCCGGGCTCATCGACAGCCACGTGCACATCGAGTCCTCCCTGGTCTCGCCCAAGGAATTCGCACGGGCCGTGGTGCCCCACGGGGTGACCACCATCATCGCCGACCCGCACGAGATCGCCAACGTGCGCGGGCTGGACGGCATCCGCTACATGCTGGACGCCACCCGCGACCTGCCCATGAGCGTCTACATCCAGCTTCCCTCCTGCGTGCCCGCCACCGGTTTCGAGAATTCCGGGGCCGTGCTGCGGGCCGAGGACCTGGCCCAGCTCATTGACGAGGAATACGTGGGCGGCATCGGCGAGATGATGAACTACCCGGGCGTGGTCGCCGCGGACAAGGACGTGCTGGACAAGGTGTATCTGGGTATTTCGCGCGGCAAGGTGGTGGACGGCCACAGCCCGGCCATCTCGGGCAGGGAGCTCAACGCCTACGCCGCCTCGGGCATCAAGACCGACCACGAGTGCTCCACGGTGGAGGAGATGCACGAGCGCCTGCGCCAGGGCATGTACGTGCTCATCCGCGAGGGCTCGGCCGCCCAGGACCTGGAGGCATTGGTCAAGGGCGTCACGGACAGGAATTTCCGCCGCTGCATCTTTTGCACGGACGACCGGCAGCCCGAGGACCTGCTGACCAAGGGCAGCATCGACAACAACATCCGCAAGGCAGTGCGCCTGGGCCTGGACCCGGTCCTGGCCGTGGTCATGGCCTCGCTCAATGCGGCCAACTGCTACGGGCTCAAGGGCAAGGGGGCCATCGCCCCGGGCTGGGTCGCCGACTTCCTGCTGGTGGACGACCTTGCGGACTTCAATGTCCGGCAGGTCTACGTGGACGGCGTGAAGGTGGCCGAGAACGGCGTCACGTCCATCAAACTGGCCGATGCCGACGATTCCACGGTCACGGACACCGTGCATATCCAGCCGGTGACCGCCAAGGACCTGGAAATCAAGCTGCCGTGCCCCAGGGCCAACGTCATCTCCATGCTGCCCCACAGTCTGGTGACCAAGGCCGAGGTCCGCGACGTGCGGCCCGACGACATGGGCCTGTTCCAGAGCCGGAACAACCCGGGGCTGCTCAAGCTGGCTGTGGTGGAGCGCCACCACGCCATCGGCAACGTGGGCGTGGGGCTCATTGAGAATTACGGCTTGGAGAACGGCGCGGTGGCCACCACCGTGGCCCACGATTCGCACAACATCGTGGTTTGCGGCGACAACGACGCGGACATGCTGGCGGCCATCAAGGATATCGAGGCCATGGGCGGCGGCATCACCCTGGTGCGCGAAGGCAAGGTGGTCTGCCACCTGCCCCTGCCCATCGGCGGGCTCATGTCCGACAGGAGCGCCGAGGAAGTGGCCGCGCAGCTCAAGTCCATGGTGGAGATCGCCTACCGCGATTTTGCCGTGAACCCGGAAAACGAGGCGTTCATGGCGCTCAGCTTCATGACCCTGCCCGTGATTCCCGAGATCAAGCTCACGGACCAGGGGCTGTTCGACGTGCGTAAGTTCGATTACATTTCGGTCTGCGCCGAATAG
- a CDS encoding nucleotidyltransferase family protein has protein sequence MKQVAGVILAAGMASRMGDNKLLLSVRGKAVVRNVVEAACASRLSPVIAVLGRDAEAVRPEVSLDSVTVVENPQYYLGYAESLNKGLEAVPASCAGAMFLLGDQPLLQPATIDALVEAFLEDPRRWVAPEYHGTRGNPVIVPRTWFGKIQSLHGDTGPREFINDPQAQLNLVPVEDEGVLLDVDTPADYIKVRKMG, from the coding sequence ATGAAACAAGTCGCGGGAGTGATTTTGGCCGCGGGCATGGCCAGCCGCATGGGCGACAACAAGCTGCTGCTTTCCGTGCGCGGCAAGGCCGTGGTGCGCAACGTGGTGGAGGCGGCATGCGCCTCCCGGCTTTCCCCGGTTATCGCCGTGCTGGGCCGGGACGCCGAGGCCGTGCGGCCGGAAGTCTCCCTCGACAGCGTCACGGTCGTGGAAAACCCGCAGTACTACCTGGGCTATGCCGAATCCCTGAACAAGGGGCTCGAGGCCGTGCCCGCATCCTGCGCCGGGGCCATGTTCCTGCTGGGCGACCAGCCCCTGCTTCAGCCCGCGACCATCGACGCCCTGGTGGAGGCCTTCCTGGAGGACCCGCGCCGCTGGGTGGCCCCGGAATATCACGGCACACGCGGCAACCCGGTCATCGTGCCGCGCACCTGGTTCGGCAAGATCCAGTCCCTGCACGGCGACACTGGCCCGCGCGAGTTCATCAACGATCCCCAGGCCCAACTGAATCTGGTGCCCGTGGAGGATGAAGGCGTCCTTTTGGACGTCGATACTCCCGCCGATTATATCAAGGTACGAAAAATGGGCTAG